Below is a window of Saccopteryx bilineata isolate mSacBil1 chromosome 11, mSacBil1_pri_phased_curated, whole genome shotgun sequence DNA.
caggTGAAATAATAAGCCATGATGGGTATGACAGAAGCGTGAACCGGAATTCAAATCAATTTCCACACCAGAAATCTTGTAAACACTGTACCTCTGACCAAAGTCTCAAGTGGAATTCAGGTTTTATTAAGCATCAGAGAATTTATGCTGGAGAAAAAATTCTCCAACATGGAAAGTTTCTCAAGCACCCAAACCTTATTATACAGGCAGCTGTTTTCAGTGGAGAGAAAACCCATCAATGTAGCGAGTGTGTAAAAAGTTTCAGACACAGCTTGAAACTTACTAGACACCAGAGAATCCACACTGGAGAGAGGCCCTATGAGTGCAATCAGTGTGGGAAAGGATTTAGGGGGAGCTCCGATCTCATGAGACACCAGAGTCCACACTGGGGAGAGACCCTTTGAATGCAGAGACTGTGGGAGAGCGTTCAGCCTGAACTCACACCTCATCCTGCATCAGGATCCACACCAGAGTGAAACGCTGTGAGTGCATccagtgtgggaaagccttccgAGTGAGTTCACACCTCGTTCGACACCTGCAGGTCCACACTGGGGAGAGACCCTATGAATGCGGTGAGTGTGGGAGAGCCGTCAGCCAGAGCTCACACCTCCGTCAGCATCAGAGGGTCCATAGGACGGAGAGCCTGTTGATGTGATGGACTGAAATTCAGATGGAAGGCTAAGGAAATGGCAAAATAAGTACTGGGTGAGATGAGAGACTGAACAACCagtgtctcttttctctctctggttctctggCCTAAGAAAGAGCTACTCCAGAGATAACTTTCATCTGAATGACCTAGGAGGACAGGGCAGCCATCCAGTAACCAGACCTCTGCTCCTCCTGTGAACCGTCCTCCCCGTTGGAGCTCCGGGCCCCTCGCCCGTTCCTCAGCTCAGGATGGCAGAGAAGCCTCAATTGCCTGAATGccattggctcttttttttttttcttttggtgctcTTGTATGTACagaattaaaattactttttctcaGTCTGTTTCCTGTGCCAAGTTTGCTTATTagaccagcaaaaaaaaaaaaatttttttccaacctcCACACATAACTAGGTCAGCATGTTACGTCAGCAAACGTCAGCCCGGGTGCCGACCGACAGGTGAGACCATACTTTCCGCTGCAACCAGGAGTTGCTGGTAAGTCAGAAAGTTGGCAAGTGGCAGTGTCTAAGAAACAGGAACAaccaaggagccctaaaatattcCTTCTTATTCGTGTTCCTTCCCTGCGTTAGGCAGCTGACAACacgggagagggaaggagagcagcCCTGTCCCCTTTCCTCTCAGTCTTTGCTCACCAGGTAGAGTGTGTGTCTTGTCAGGAGTGATGGGTCAGTTTCCATGGAGCAGGAACACACATTCACACAGTGTGGAAGCCTCGAGACGTGAGCTGTGTGTAGTTTTGGTGATTCTGTATACAAGTCAGGTGCTTTTGTATTTGCACTTAAACTGGCATTGCACGATATAAAGGTGAACAGTAAAATGCATAGTGGTCATTGAAATTTTTAATCTTGATTTAATAACAAAAACATGACAACTCAAGAGAGAGGTGTGGGATGGGGTGGATAAAAAAAGGCTATATAGTTtaatacctttatttatttatgagagaaggagagataggcagaccccccacacacaccctgatccaccaggcaaccccattagagctgatgcttgagtaccaagctatttttagggccAAAGGCTaatccgctccaatggagctatcctcagtgcctggggccacaatcaaaccaatcgagccacaggctgtgggagagggagtaaggggaagtggaggggtggataagcagatggttgcttctcctgtgtgccctggccgggaaataaacctggaatgtccatatgccgggccgatgcCACCAGCCAGGAAGTTTAGTACCTTTAACACAATGTCTTTCTGCTTTCTGAATAAGGGGCCTCCTGTTTTCACTTTGCATGAACCCTGCAAATTACCGTATGGATGAAGTTCCTTACCTATTTTCTTCTATGGAGCAAACTTCTTATTCtcggtacttttttttttttttttttttttttttaagcaagggagagacagggagagagatgagaagtgtcagctCATAATTACAGcgccttagttcactgattgctttctcatatgttccttgaccagcgggctccagccaagccatggaccccttgctcaggccagtgacctcagggtttcaagcctgggtccttagcatccttagctctttccactgcgccacctcctggtcaggcctcagtACTTCTTTTGTCACCTGAAATAAACTGACAGCAGGGTTAGAACTGATTTTCTGacaaggttaagtaacttgcctattgtagttttaaaatataaccacAAATTCTTTGATACAACTCCATCCAAAAGGTGGATCTAAATTTCCTTCCCATTGAGTACTGGCCCAGCCTGGTGACACTTTTCATAGAATACACAGAACTGATGGTATGAACCTAGGTTGCAGGGAGCACTGAAGCCTCTTCCTTTTGTCCCTCTTGGTGACTTGTTTTGGGAGAAACCAGCTGCCGTGCTGTGAGGACACTCAGCAACAGAGGAGATGTCCTGCCAATCACTGTGTGAGTGAGCAGATGCTCAGATTTCTCAGATGCCTGCAGCCCAGCCAATGCCTCTGCTGGTACTCCTGAGAGACCCTGGACCAGAACAGTCCAGCTAAGTCACTTCAAATTC
It encodes the following:
- the ZNF165 gene encoding LOW QUALITY PROTEIN: zinc finger protein 165 (The sequence of the model RefSeq protein was modified relative to this genomic sequence to represent the inferred CDS: inserted 5 bases in 3 codons; substituted 1 base at 1 genomic stop codon) produces the protein MGEVQVPGHGQEIFKRKAPPPDQHLLSSSSQWTPRTFTVLQNPLSHRTVLSKHIYLYCCIIVILDKESENNGSVPNLDVHKQMESQRIVSGRPSGFESGICXASGHXLKSAGQVKRQENEPGESRRPSSAQDRGFSKILTHKNILSGEIISHDGYDRSVNRNSNQFPHQKSCKHCTSDQSLKWNSGFIKHQRIYAGEKILQHGKFLKHPNLIIQAAVFSGEKTHQCSECVKSFRHSLKLTRHQRIHTGERPYECNQCGKGFRGSSDLMRHXRVHTGERPFECRDCGRAFSLNSHLILHXRIHTRVKRCECIQCGKAFRVSSHLVRHLQVHTGERPYECGECGRAVSQSSHLRQHQRVHRTESLLM